The following DNA comes from Elusimicrobiota bacterium.
TTAAGTGGACCGATTATAGGCCGATCCATTATTTTTGTCAAGCAGATTGTCCGAGTGCTAATTTTAAGAAAGCGGGGTCTTGCCGCCAGTTCTTTTTAACTTTGACCTCCAACTCCAAATATATAGGACGATTTAACTGAGCCTCGATCTCTTTTCGAGCCGCCTGCCCCAAATCTTTGATGGCCCTCGCATGCGCCCCAATCATGATCTTTTTTTGACTCTCGCTTTCAACAACAATCGAGGCTCGAATATGATCCTTCCTCCCTGGTCGCTCAGAAAATTCATCGACCGTCACCAAACAGGCATGGGGCACTTCTTCTTGATATTTTTTGAATATCTGTTCACGAATGAGCTCCGCCACATAAAAACGCTCCCATCGGTCTGTTATTTGGTCCGCAGGGAAAAACGCGGGCCCCTCCGGAAGGCGCGTCACCAACAGGCTTTTGAGTTCAGTCAAACCCGCGCCTTGTTTGGCAGCAATGGGCAGAAGAACCGCATCAGGCCCCATGTGTGTCTGAATCTCACTCTTGATCCGATCAAAATGGTGGGAACTCCCAGCAAGGTCCATTTTATTGACAATCACAACAACAGGTTTACCGGACTTTTTTAGTTTGTTGGCGAAAAGAGCATCCTCTTCATTGAAGGGTTTGGGTTCCAACATCCACAACAACACATCGGCATCGTCATAAATGGACCGAACAATGGCCCGTTTCATGAATGATTGAAAAACATCTTGAGGGGAAAGCCAACCAGGCGTATCGACAAAAATCATTTGAAAGCCAGGTTCATTCAATATCCCGCGGATGGATTCCCTGGTTGTTTGGGGGCGAGGAGAAACAATTGAAAGCTTGGACCCCAACAATGCATTGAGAAGTGTGGATTTTCCGACGTTGGGCCAGCCGATTATACTGACGTAACCGCTTTTAAACGGATGCAAGAAGATGGCTGTAAGACATTTTGAAGTATGAAGTAAAAAACTCGCGGGCCAATGGCTCAAGGACCTCAAAGGCTTTCGTTGTTGTGGATATAATTTTTTGAGGATCCTCTCCCGCAGAACGGATGAAGGATTCTTCACATTTGGCGTCGCACCATTTTTTCAACATGGCGGGGGTTACTTCGAGATGAAATTGCAGGGCGTAAGCTGTTTTTCCCCATCTAAAAGCTTGGTTGGGGCAGTTTTTACTTTTGGCCAAAGGGACCGCCCCCTCCGGGATATCAAAAGTATCTCCATGCCAATGGAGCACATCCAACTCAGTTGGCATGTTTTTAAACAGGGGGTCTTGTTTTGCTTGTGGTGTTAATTGGATCGGATGCCATCCCACTTCTCGGACCTTATTTTTATAAATCTTTTTACCCAGAGCCTTCGCCATCAATTGAGCTCCCAAACATATTCCCAAGATGGGTTTCCCTTCCTTCAAAACTTTCTCAATCAATTGGAGCTCAGGAAGCAGAAATGGATATTCAGTAACTTCATCCACATTCATCGGGCCCCCCATGACGATCAATCCTTCAAGGTCGCTGATATCGCGAGGGAGTCCTTCATTGTCATGAAGATGAACATCTTTAAAAGGAAGGTGAAGGTCCTTTAGAATATTGTGCATCAATCCAATTGTTTCGCCGGGACTGTGGTATAAACCGAAGATCATGACCGCCCCCCATAAGTTGAAATTTAAAAATATTTTGCAGGTTATCATTTTCGCCGGTATACTGGCTCCCATGAAATACTCGGTGAGGATAACTTTTCGTGCCCGCAAGTGAATTAACCCCCAAGGAGTACCTATCGGTCCTTGGAATACTTAAAAAAATTGATTTCTTTCAAAACGTTCCGGAAGAAGAACTTAAAAATGTCCTTTTTTCGCTACAAAAAGACAAGGTGGAAGCCAATAAAACCATCCTTTTTCAGGGTGAAATTTCCAATCGGCTTTTTATTATTCGGGAGGGAAGTGTGGTTATTTCCACCAAAAACAAAGGGCAGAAGCTGGTATTGGCTCAATTGGACGCGGGAACTTACTTCGGTGAAATCTCGCTTCTTCGGCCTATTTCCGCCACAGCCACCGTCACAGCAGGAGAGGCGGGCGTTGACCTTATTATCTTGCCTCACGAATCAATGAATTCCATTTCAAAAAAAATCCCCGACATCCATGAACGCATTGAAAAAGTGATCGAATCCCGCCTGGCCTCCAAAAAGAAAGCCAAAGAAGTCGATGAAAACGCCGAAGAAACAGCCCCCAATTCATAAAAAATATTAATAAAGAGGGGTTGAAAATGAGCCTCTCTGGCGTTACTTTTGTTCAACATGAGCAAAAAAACACCGCCATTTGTGGAAATTGGAATGGGCCTGCTCTTAACAGGATTTGTGGCCTATGGCTACGCCAAGAGGATCGATAAACCCACCCCCATCGAGACCGCCAGCCTAAAAACGTATGACTTGATCAGTCGTTTCAGACATGCCGATGCCAAAACCGACAATATTCGTATTCTTGAGATTGATGAAGATGCCGTCGCGCAATTTGGACGATGGCCTTGGCCGCGCTCTTTGGTCGCTCAAATCATTGATGACACTGTCGCAGCGGGGGCCAAAGTCATCGGACTCAACATCTTTTTTACTGAAGCTGAACAAAACCAGGGCTTGGAAGAAATATCTCAACTGGCAGATAAATTCTCGGAAATTTTGCGGGCAGAGAAATCTCAACTTAAGAAAAAGAAAGTCAACACCTCTGCGTTTGAGGATTTTCTGGAAAATGATCTTGAAGGAGCCAAATCTGCCCTGGATGGGGATGCCATTCTGGGTCAGTCAATTGAGCAAGCCGTCAATGTCATCCTCCCCATGTATTTCCAGCCAGGTGACGCTTTAGGGAACAATCTTCCAAAAGTACCGGATTTTTTCGCGAAAGAAAAAGCCTCTTTTAATGCAGATGAAAACTCCAAAATCCCTCCCGGGAATGAAATGGTGCTTCCTCTTGAAACTTTTGCCAAATTCGCGCTTTCGATCGGACAAAGCAATTTAACCCCAGACCCCGATGGGACCCTTCGCCGAATCGCTCCTTTAATTCGATATGGAACAGAAGTTTACCCCTCCTTTGCGATTCAAATTGTCCGTGAATATCTCGCTCTCCAACGCAAAGCCCTGACCTGGAAACCCGGGGATGGCTTAACTCTTTTCAAAGCCCATATCCCTGTGGATGAAGAAAACAAAACCTATCTCGAATTCGCTGGGCCGGCCGGCACGTTCAAACGATTTTCCGTGGTTGACCTGCTCTCTGGGGCCATCCCTGAAAATACCTTGAAAGACAAAATTGTTCTTATTGGAGTAACGGCCCCTGGACTGGCCCCTGGGTTTGTGGTGCCCCAAGGAGAAAGTTTTACGGGATTGGAGATTTGGGCCACCCATATCGAAAACATCCTGAGTCAGCATTTCATCAAACGCCCTCCTTGGGCCTTTAAGGCGGAGTGGGCAACCATTGCCCTTGCCGCTTTATTCGTGATTTTCATTCTTCCTCTTGTTAAAGCTCGCCTTGCCATTCCCCTCTCGGGTCTTCTTTTTTTGGGACTCATGGGAATGAGTGGAACCCTTTTAATCAAACAGGGGCTGTGGGTCACACCCTCCTATGGCGCCTTCTTGTTGGCGGTGGGGTTTGTTTTGATTGTGGGAAAGCGATTGGTCTTCACTGAAAAAGGAAAAGAACTGGTTGAAGCTGAAGGAGTAGAAACCAATAAAATGTTGGGACTCTCATTCCAGGGACAAGGGATGCTTGATTTGGCTTTTGAAAAATTTCGACGCTGCCCAGTGGACGACTCCATGAAAGAACTTCTTTATAATTTGGGCCTCGACTTGGAGCGGAAACGTCAGTTCTCAAAAGCGGCTGCGGTATATGAACACATCGCCGGCGTGGATCCAAAATTTAAAGATATCAAAGAGAAAATTGACCTCTTGAAAAAGGCCGGAGATGGCGCCGTATTCGGAGGCATCGGGAAGAAAGGGTCCGATTCAACCGTGGTGGTACAAGGTTTGGGCCAAAACACCACCCTGGGACGATATGAAGTGATGAAAGAATTGGGCCGTGGCGCGATGGGAATCGTGTACTTGGGTAAGGATCCGAAAATTAACCGTCAAGTGGCCATCAAAACCTTACGTTTTGAAGATGATATGGATGAGGCTCAAACAAAATCTGTTAAAGAACGCTTTTTTAGAGAAGCCGAATCGGCTGGAAATTTAACTCATCCCAACATTATTCGGATTTTTGATGCTGGAGAAGACCAGGATGTCGCCTATATAGCGATGGAATTATTGGACGGAACCGACCTCAAATCCTACTGTGAAAAGAGCAATCTATTCCCCATGGAAAAAGCCATTGATCTGGTCATTAAGGTGGCGGAGGGGTTGGATTATGCCCATAAACAAGGAGTGGTCCATCGGGACATCAAACCAGCCAACATCATGTTGTTAAAAGATGGAACCCTTCGAATCACGGACTTTGGTATCGCTCGAATTCAAGCCTCTTCAAAAACCGCCACAGGAGCCATGCTTGGAACCCCCGCTTACATGAGTCCTGAACAGGTGAATAACAACAAACAGGTGGATGGTCGAGCCGACATTTTCTCTCTTGGCGTGACCCTCTTCGAACTCTTAACCGGAGAAAAACCTTTCCAAGCCGATAGTATTGCGGCCTTGCTTTACCGTATCGCCAATGTGGATCACACCAACCCACGCGAATTTAATCCAAATTTACCGCCATCAATCGTTCCCATTATTAACAAAGCCCTACAAAAGGATCCGGCCAAGAGATATCAGACAGCGGGAGAAATGGCGGAAGACCTGAAGATGGCTCTCAAAGCCCCGCAAACACAACCTGCGGTAGCGCCTCCTCCGCCTCCCCTCCAGGCCGAACCCACTCAATCACCGGAAATTCAGCCTCTGGATCAAAATTTCCTGTCCGAAATCGAAAAAGAATTCCATATTATTTCACCGGACAGTCCGGCAGCCAATCAAATGCCATCCGAGTTGATTCCTCCGGGAAAACCCGCCGGTCGGGACACCGTGATTATTCCTCCAAAAGAGAATATCGACAAAACAGTGGTGATGGATCCTCCGATGGCCAAAGGCATAGAAGGAATTTTTCAGCCTCCGACTCCACCAAAAGATGATGAAAAAAGAAAAGCTGTGTAAATTTAACTATGGGGAACCGCTTGAATATTTACGGGAAAACAGACAAAGGTCGAAGACGGTCCAACAATGAAGACTCTTTCTTTGTTGAACCCGATCTCGGATTCATGATTGTGGCCGACGGAATGGGAGGCCATGCCTCAGGAGAGGTCGCCAGCCAATTGGCCACCACACTCTGCAGTGAACAGCTCAAACGCGCCCTGAAGACAGGACATGTCCCAGTTTTTTTTCACGTTCCCAACAATCCCAATTTGGATCCGCGAACTCGCCTACTCGGAGATTCCGTAAAATTTTCCAATCAAGCCGTTTATGAAGCGGCGCAAACCAATCCTGAAAACCACAACATGGGAACAACTCTTGTGGCCGCGCTTTGGTTAGACGAAAAACTCGCCGTGGCAAATGTGGGAGACAGTCGCCTCTATCTGGTCCATAAAGGAAAACTTCAACTTTGCACAAATGATCACAGTTTTATTCAAGAACAAATAGACAAGGGGCTCTTAACGCCTGAAGATGCTGAAAAATCAGATTTAAGAAACATGCTAACTCGATCGATCGGAATTAATGATGATGTTGAAGTGGATCTAAAGGAAATCCCAGTCGATGAAGGGGATTATATTTTGCTCTGCTCGGATGGTCTCACCAAAATGCTCGACAACTCCCAAATTGAATCTGTTTTCACCAGTGAATCCGATCCGAAAAATATTTCAGAGAAATTAATTGAACTGGCCAACAACGCGGGTGGAGGTGATAATATCACCGTCATTGTGGCCCAACTCGAACCGCGTTCCAATTGGGGATCGCTGGCGGACCGAGTTAAAAGCGTATTTTCTCGTGCAACAGGAAATTGATAAATATGGCAAAAGTTTTAATTAAATTTAATTCAGCCTTCATCAAAGAAGTGACGCTAACGAAAATCGAAACCACCTTTGGGCGTAAACCTGAAAACGACATTTGTATTGATCATCCCACCATCTCCGGATTTCATGGGAAAATAAAAAAAGAAGGTTCTGGATACACCCTTGAGGATTTAAACAGCACCAATGGAACTTTCATCAACGGTCGCCGAATAAAAACTGGACAGTTAAAAGATCGGGATCAAATTGGTGTCGCCGGACATATTTTTGATTTTCATTTGGAGGATATGGCCTCCCCCCCCATACCATCGGTGTCAAATCCCGCTGTAAACGTGTCCATTGGCTCTGAAATGAAAAAAGAACAACCTCTTCCATCAAACGCTACCCCCACTCCCAAGAATGAATCAGGAACCGAAGCAGTACAGGGTATTATTCGCGTTGTGGCCGGGGGGGTGAACGGTCAAAGCGAAATTATTCTCAAAGATTTGGTGACCTATATTGGAACCACAGATCAAGCTCTTGTCAAAATCAAAGGTTTTATGGCCCCCAGCATTGCAGCGGCCATCAGCAAAAGACCCGATGGTTTTTTTCTCAAAGCCGTTAAGGCGGGGTATCCGAAAGTAAATGGGATTAACATTCAAGAACAGGTTTTACTGGAGAATGGGGCTTTGATTGAGGTGGGCGGCACCAATATGGTGTTTTACCGAAGCGACGCTAAAAAGGTACCATCCGCGACCGGTGAATTATGAAATTCGATTGGATTAAAAAAATTCTTTCCTACCAGCTGACGTTAATGATTGTTCCTCATGGGAGCAGCCGTCCCCGTCAGATTAATATCCACCTTTCAATGATTCTTTTGATCACTTTTACTTGGGCAACCATAACGTTTTGGGGCACTTACCTTTCAGCTCAACATGTCGATTACTGGCGAACGGAAGTAACAAATCAAGCCATGAAAATGAAAATTAAATACTTGCTGGCCCAAATGGACAAATCCAGGGAATATCTTGATGAAGTTAAAACAGTTGACGCCCAACTTCGAGACCTCTTGCAATACCAAAATCAAACGGCCGTTATCACAAATGAAAAACCCCCTCAAGAAATAAAATCACAATCTGCGGATGGAACCGGTGGCCCCACCATGGTGGATGCCAATAATTTGGCCAGGATCATGCAATCAGTGGGACCTGATATTTCCTGGCCCACGCTGATCCAAAAGGTGGGCAGCATGAAAACTGAAGCCCAAGACCGACTCAAAAGTTTTGACGACCTCTCAGATTGGATCGATACCCAACGCCGTCTTTTCCGTGCCACACCAAGGGGTTGGCCCTACCAAGGCCCCCTCACATCAAAATATGGGGAACGAAATTCACCGTTTAATGGGAGCTTTGAATTTCACCCGGGTATTGATATCAAAGGGCCCCACGGAGCCCCTGTTCGAGCCACCGCGGATGGGGTGGTTCGGTTGGCATCTTGGAATGGCGGATATGGAAACCTGGTGTTAATTCAACACGAATTTGGTTTCAGTACACGTTATGCCCACAACAGTCGCCTTCTTGTAAAACCCGGGGAGAAAGTAAAACGAGGCCAAATTATTGCGCTCATGGGAACCACAGGAAAATCCTCCGGTGTTCACTGTCATTATGAAGTATGGCGTTACAATATCAGGAAAAATCCCATCAGCTATTTACGCGAAGATCAAAAATTCGCTGGAAAACCCCCTCGAACCTCGTTACACTAAACCCAAGACTGAACCACACCGTTCGCTCGGAGGAATAACATGTTTTTAAAATCAAACAAAAACGACCCCAAAATTGAATCCATCGTTGGCCCCGACACAGAAATGGAAGGGAATTTTCAAACGCGCGAATCAGTTCGGATCGATGGAAAAATAAAGGGCGGAGTGAAAGCTCAGTGTGTTCTCATCGGCGAATTTGGAGTGGTGGCTGGCGATATTTTCGCGGAAAAAGTTACGGTGGCAGGAAAAGTAAAAGGAAATATATCGGCCAATGATTCGCTTGAGTTGCTCCGCACGAGTCATGTCTTGGGGGATATTCAAACCGCAAAACTAATTATTTCAGATGGGGCCAATTTTGAAGGCAACTGTCAGATGATCAAAAGTAACGGTCAGGTCATCGAACTCAACCCACACAACATTTCCGGGGAAATTGAGAACCAGAACGGAAATCACAAAAACCTAAAAGTCGTCGCCAACGGAAAACACTAAACCCGTTTAAATTTTATACTCTCCCGCCATGTTTCGTTTCTTTAGAAAACATCGTTCATTCGTTATGGTTTTTATGGCCGCCTGCATTGTGGGCCTTCTTCTGTTTGGAATTGGCGGCAATTCGCTTATTTCTTCTCCCCAAGACACCATCATGAAAATCAATGGCGCAAAAGTAACTCAGATGCAATATGACCGGATTTACAATCAATTGATGCGCCAAACTGAAGGAACAACAACACCTGAACAACGTCAGCAAATTCAAAGTCAAGCCTTCAATGAACTGATTCGACAAGAGGTTTTCTTTCAGGAATCAAAAAAATACGGCATTGAAATCAGCGATCACGAACTACAACTTCAATTGGCCAGCATTCCAGCCTTTCAAAGAGACAATCAATTCGACCCTTCGACCTATGTCCGGGTGTTAAACCAAGGCTTCGGAATGAAACCCCGTGATTTCGAAAAAACCCATAAAAAAGACATGGCCGGCAGACAACTCAACTCTCTCATCGCAACAGCCGTTCATATTCCTGAATCCCAATTCAAAGAAGCATTGGCCTTGCGACTCCAAACTGAAACCGATAAGACCAAACGAAAAGAATTAGAAA
Coding sequences within:
- the carA_1 gene encoding Carbamoyl-phosphate synthase small chain, which translates into the protein MGASIPAKMITCKIFLNFNLWGAVMIFGLYHSPGETIGLMHNILKDLHLPFKDVHLHDNEGLPRDISDLEGLIVMGGPMNVDEVTEYPFLLPELQLIEKVLKEGKPILGICLGAQLMAKALGKKIYKNKVREVGWHPIQLTPQAKQDPLFKNMPTELDVLHWHGDTFDIPEGAVPLAKSKNCPNQAFRWGKTAYALQFHLEVTPAMLKKWCDAKCEESFIRSAGEDPQKIISTTTKAFEVLEPLAREFFTSYFKMSYSHLLASV
- the era gene encoding GTPase Era encodes the protein MIFVDTPGWLSPQDVFQSFMKRAIVRSIYDDADVLLWMLEPKPFNEEDALFANKLKKSGKPVVVIVNKMDLAGSSHHFDRIKSEIQTHMGPDAVLLPIAAKQGAGLTELKSLLVTRLPEGPAFFPADQITDRWERFYVAELIREQIFKKYQEEVPHACLVTVDEFSERPGRKDHIRASIVVESESQKKIMIGAHARAIKDLGQAARKEIEAQLNRPIYLELEVKVKKNWRQDPAFLKLALGQSA
- the prpC gene encoding Protein phosphatase PrpC; the encoded protein is MGNRLNIYGKTDKGRRRSNNEDSFFVEPDLGFMIVADGMGGHASGEVASQLATTLCSEQLKRALKTGHVPVFFHVPNNPNLDPRTRLLGDSVKFSNQAVYEAAQTNPENHNMGTTLVAALWLDEKLAVANVGDSRLYLVHKGKLQLCTNDHSFIQEQIDKGLLTPEDAEKSDLRNMLTRSIGINDDVEVDLKEIPVDEGDYILLCSDGLTKMLDNSQIESVFTSESDPKNISEKLIELANNAGGGDNITVIVAQLEPRSNWGSLADRVKSVFSRATGN
- the pknD_3 gene encoding Serine/threonine-protein kinase PknD gives rise to the protein MGLLLTGFVAYGYAKRIDKPTPIETASLKTYDLISRFRHADAKTDNIRILEIDEDAVAQFGRWPWPRSLVAQIIDDTVAAGAKVIGLNIFFTEAEQNQGLEEISQLADKFSEILRAEKSQLKKKKVNTSAFEDFLENDLEGAKSALDGDAILGQSIEQAVNVILPMYFQPGDALGNNLPKVPDFFAKEKASFNADENSKIPPGNEMVLPLETFAKFALSIGQSNLTPDPDGTLRRIAPLIRYGTEVYPSFAIQIVREYLALQRKALTWKPGDGLTLFKAHIPVDEENKTYLEFAGPAGTFKRFSVVDLLSGAIPENTLKDKIVLIGVTAPGLAPGFVVPQGESFTGLEIWATHIENILSQHFIKRPPWAFKAEWATIALAALFVIFILPLVKARLAIPLSGLLFLGLMGMSGTLLIKQGLWVTPSYGAFLLAVGFVLIVGKRLVFTEKGKELVEAEGVETNKMLGLSFQGQGMLDLAFEKFRRCPVDDSMKELLYNLGLDLERKRQFSKAAAVYEHIAGVDPKFKDIKEKIDLLKKAGDGAVFGGIGKKGSDSTVVVQGLGQNTTLGRYEVMKELGRGAMGIVYLGKDPKINRQVAIKTLRFEDDMDEAQTKSVKERFFREAESAGNLTHPNIIRIFDAGEDQDVAYIAMELLDGTDLKSYCEKSNLFPMEKAIDLVIKVAEGLDYAHKQGVVHRDIKPANIMLLKDGTLRITDFGIARIQASSKTATGAMLGTPAYMSPEQVNNNKQVDGRADIFSLGVTLFELLTGEKPFQADSIAALLYRIANVDHTNPREFNPNLPPSIVPIINKALQKDPAKRYQTAGEMAEDLKMALKAPQTQPAVAPPPPPLQAEPTQSPEIQPLDQNFLSEIEKEFHIISPDSPAANQMPSELIPPGKPAGRDTVIIPPKENIDKTVVMDPPMAKGIEGIFQPPTPPKDDEKRKAV